Proteins found in one Epinephelus fuscoguttatus linkage group LG4, E.fuscoguttatus.final_Chr_v1 genomic segment:
- the cpt1b gene encoding carnitine O-palmitoyltransferase 1, muscle isoform: MAEAHQAVGFQFTVRPDGVDLTLSQEVIKNIYLSGVTAWKKRAIQFKNCVLAGVYPASPSSWLIVVIAMMSSLYIRIDPSLGMIDAIKETLPYRDYISVQTRAVLSAILFATGLWLFLIYLLRYSLKALLSYHGWIFESHGRMSTSTKVWLSLVKMFSGRRPLLYSFQASLPRLPVPSVDDTIHRYLQSVRPLLDNEQYSQMEILANDFKDSKEAAQLQRYLILKSWWATNYVSDWWEEYIYLRGRGPIMVNSNFYVMDLLYVTPTHRQAARAGNVVHAMLQYRRKLERGEHAPLRALGTVPMCSTQMERIFNTTRIPGIETDIVQHLNDRKHLVVYHKGRFFKLWLYTGGRHLLPSELEMQFQRILNDTSEPQPGELKLAALTAGNRIPWARARIKYFSQGKNKVSLDDIESAAFFLTLDDEPQGYDPAKTKSLDNYAKSLLHGKCCDRWFDKSLTLISYPNGKMGVNAEHSWADAPIVGHMWEYVLATDCFHLGYTEEGHCKGDVNKGLPYPTRLQWQIPKECQDIIETSYLSAKHIADDVDFHGYLFNEFGKGLIKKCRSSPDAFIQLALQLAQFRDQGVFCLTYESSMTRMFRDGRTETVRSCTSEAVAFVRAMEDAGATNAQRLSLFRKAADKHQNMYRLAMTGSGIDRHLFCLYIVSKYQGVDSPFLKKVLSEPWKLSTSQTPQQQLNLVDINKFPKYVGAGGGFGPVADDGYGVSYIIVGENLITFHISSKFSSPDTDSYRFGQHICKAMLDIQALFKPENDKKVVENAKHVHMENGKKHI, encoded by the exons ATGGCTGAGGCGCATCAGGCGGTGGGCTTCCAGTTCACTGTGCGCCCAGATGGCGTGGACCTTACACTGAGTCAAGAGGTCATCAAAAACATCTACCTGTCTGGAGTGACAGCATGGAAGAAGCGAGCCATTCAATTCAAG AATTGTGTATTGGCTGGAGTCTATCCTGCCAGTCCATCCAGTTGGCTAATAGTTGTGATCGCCATGATGAGTTCCTTGTATATCCGCATAGACCCCTCCCTAGGAATGATTGATGCAATCAAGGAAACCTTACCATACAG AGACTATATATCAGTGCAGACCCGAGCGGTGCTGAGTGCCATCCTCTTTGCCACGGGACTGTGGCTGTTCCTCATCTACCTCCTGAGATACTCTCTCAAAGCTCTGCTCTCCTATCACGGATGGATTTTTGAGTCCCATGGAAGAATGAGCACGTCTACCAAAGTGTGGCTG AGCCTGGTGAAGATGTTCTCCGGACGCAGGCCGCTACTCTACAGTTTCCAGGCCTCCTTACCCCGGCTTCCTGTGCCCAGTGTGGATGATACTATTCACAGG TACCTGCAGTCAGTCCGTCCTCTGCTGGACAATGAACAGTACAGCCAGATGGAGATTTTGGCCAATGACTTTAAAGATTCCAAAGAGGCAGCCCAGCTACAGAGATACCTGATCCTAAAATCCTGGTGGGCAACAAATTAT GTGAGTGACTGGTGGGAGGAGTACATCTACCTCAGGGGCAGGGGTCCTATCATGGTGAACAGTAACTTCTATGTAATG GACCTCTTGTACGTGACTCCAACACACCGGCAGGCTGCTCGGGCAGGGAACGTGGTTCATGCTATGCTGCAGTACAGACGCAAACTGGAACGTGGTGAACATGCACCG CTGAGGGCTTTGGGGACCGTCCCTATGTGTTCCACTCAGATGGAAAGGATATTTAACACCACTCGCATCCCTGGGATTGAAACAG ATATTGTGCAGCACCTGAATGACCGTAAGCACCTGGTTGTCTACCACAAGGGCCGGTTCTTCAAATTGTGGCTGTACACTGGAGGGCGACACCTCCTTCCCAGTGAACTTGAGATGCAGTTTCAAAGGATCCTCAATGATACATCAGAGCCACAGCCAGGAGAACTCAAATTAGCTGCCCTGACTGCAGGAAACAG AATTCCATGGGCTCGGGCTCGGATTAAGTATTTCAGCCAGGGTAAAAACAAAGTGTCTCTGGATGACATTGAGTCAGCTGCCTTCTTCCTGACACTAGATGATGAGCCGCAGGGTTATGACCCTGCAAAGACCAAGTCACTTGACAATTACGCCAAGTCCCTGCTTCATGGAAAATGTTGTGACAG gtGGTTTGACAAGTCTCTCACCTTGATCTCCTATCCAAATGGCAAAATGGGTGTAAACGCTGAACATTCTTGGGCTGATGCACCAATTGTCGGACATATGTGGGAG TATGTCCTTGCAACAGACTGCTTCCATCTGGGCTACACAGAGGAGGGACACTGTAAAGGGGATGTGAACAAAGGCCTGCCTTATCCCACTCGACTGCAGTGGCAGATTCCAAAGGAG TGCCAAGACATCATTGAGACTTCATACCTGTCAGCCAAGCACATAGCTGATGACGTAGACTTCCACGGCTATCTGTTTAATGAGTTTGGCAAAGGACTGATCAAGAAGTGCAGGAGCAGCCCTGATGCCTTCATTCAGCTGGCCCTGCAGCTGGCACAGTTCAGG GACCAGGGAGTGTTCTGTCTGACGTACGAGTCATCAATGACTCGCATGTTCCGAGACGGTCGGACAGAGACGGTACGCTCCTGCACCTCTGAGGCCGTTGCATTTGTCAGAGCCATGGAGGACGCAGGTGCAACA AACGCCCAGAGACTCTCCCTTTTTCGGAAGGCAGCAGATAAGCATCAGAACATGTATCGTCTGGCCATGACTGGCTCTGGTATTGACCGCCACCTCTTCTGTCTTTACATTGTGTCCAAATACCAGGGTGTCGACTCGCCATTCCTTAAGAAG GTGCTCTCAGAGCCGTGGAAGTTGTCCACCAGCCAGactccacagcagcagctcaatTTGGTCGACATCAACAAGTTCCCTAAATATGTGGGTGCTGGTGGTGGATTTGGCCCA GTGGCTGATGATGGTTATGGTGTGTCTTATATAATTGTTGGGGAAAACCTCATCACATTCCACATCTCCAGCAAGTTCTCCAGCCCTGACACA GACTCATACCGGTTCGGTCAGCACATTTGTAAGGCCATGCTGGACATCCAAGCACTTTTCAAGCCTGAAAATGATAAGAAGGTGGTTGAGAATGCAAAGCATGTACATATGGAAAATGGGAAAAAGCACATCTAA